The genome window TAAAGTAAACATCTCTTTCGGCTTGATTAGTTTGCCAAAAATATTCAGCATATCTCACGGACATACTGTTGGCGATGAAAATAGGTATCTGGGGAGGTAAGTTTTGAGATAACAGCCATGATATTTTACCTTCAAATAATTCTTCATGGTTATCCATGATAGTAGTAAGGTTTTGTTTAATTTTTTGGTCAATTGTTAACCATTTACTGAGGTAGTCTTGAGGTTTTTTTTCTGAGATATGGGATAAAGTTTGTTTAATATTTTTTACTAACTCAATAATACTAATTCTGATGGGCTGACTGTTGCTATGAATAGCATCTAAGTTGTCGTCAGTGGGGGTAATAATATAGGTTAATGTTTTGTTTTCTGTTAGCCATCTTCTTAATTCTTTACTGGTAGGATATTCTCCTATTAAGATAACTATTTCTGGTTTTAATATGTCTCGATATTCTTGATTTCTTAAAATAGTGTCGTAGGTAGAAATTAAGTTTTTATTATGGTGAGAGTAGTTTCTGATGGGGGATAGGGCTTCTGATAATACGGGAAAATTTAATTTTTGAGATAAAAGTGCGATCGCACTGGTGTACAATACAGAGTTATCAGGGCAATCTACCCCCGCAATAATTATTCCTTTTTGATACTTTTGCCATTGAGAGAAAATTGCTTCATAATCTCCACTATAGTTAATTTTAAAAGAGTGATGATTTATATTTTTAAGTAAAATTTTATTCTCAATTGCTTCTTTTTCTGATTCAGTATAATTTAGTTGTTTAATAGGTGCTAAAGGTTCCCGAAAAGGCACATTAAAATGGACAACTCCCCTCATAGGATAGATAGTTTTTCCCCATCCATGAATAATATTTTGTCGAAGATAAAAAAGCATTTCTAAATCCATTGATGGTAATGATAATTCTGTTTGCCATCGGGGATAATTACCATATAAATTCACTTGATTAATAGTTTGCCCTGCGTGACATTCTCTTAGTTCTGGAGGGCGATCGCCTGTTAAAATAATTAAAGGAATATGACTATATTTAGCTTCAATTACCGCAGGAAAAAAATTAGCTCCCGCCGTGCCAGAAGTACAAACTAATGCCGTGGGTTTACGGCTACTTTTGGCAATACCAAGGGCAAAAAAACTTGCCGAACGCTCATCCAAAACAGAAATTGTTTTTATGGTAGGATGTTGAGCAAAGGCAATGGTTAAAGGAGTAGAACGAGAACCGGGGCATATGACAGCATTTTCTAATCCTAATTTAGCAAAAGTATCAACTATTAAAGAACTCCAAACAGTATTGATATTACGAAAATCTAAACTCATTATTTAAAATAAATTTATCCTATTTATTAATAATTTATTTTACCATATATATTGTATTAGCAATAACTATTTAAATTTTATTGTTCTAAGAAAAACTGATCACAAAAAATATTTTTAACTATGCAAAGTTATCTTCAAGATAATATTCTTTATATCAAGAAAAAAGATCTTCCTGAATATAAAAAAAATGCTTCTATTGTGAGAAATAATTATTTCTGGGCTTTAAAATCTATTAGTGGGTATTCTCCCCCTTCTAAAGACTGGGAATTTGAAGAAGAAGTATGGTTTGCCCTCTCTCGAATGTTACTATTTTTCACTAATTCAGGTTATCTTGGCTATAGTGAGACTATTTTAGAGTTTTCTGAAGATACTATTATCCCCGATGTCTTACGACAAGTATCTAGCAAATTATAAATTGGGGGTTACTAAATTTAGTTTAATGGGGAATAGGCAATAGTAACAGTATTTTAAATATAATTCAACAATATTCCATAATTAAGTAACTTCATAAATTAGGGGATTTAGAAAGCAAAATTTGAGCTATTTAGATAATCTAATCTTTTATTTTAATAAGTAGCTAGGCAAACACGAAATAAATTTAATTATCCATATCAATTATCCATTATTAATTATTTATCATGGCAACTTTTTTACGTCCTCTCAGTTATAAACATCAGTGGCTGTATGATACTATCTCTCGTTTAGCCGCTTTACCCGTAGGAGGAGAGAAAAGATTTCGTAATTTAGCCCTGCAAAATATTACCCTAGAAAAAAATACAAAAATCCTAGACTTATGTTGTGGTAAAGGGCAGACTACTAAATTTTTGGTGCAACATTCCCACGAAGTGACAGGGTTAGATATATCTCCTTTTGCCCTAGAGGAAGCGAAAAAAAATGTACCTCAAGCAGAATATGTGGAGGGTTTCGCCCAAGAAATGCCTTTTAGTGCGAATAAATTTGATATTGTTCATACTAGCGTAGCTTTACATGAAATGAACACGGAAGAGTTAACGCAGATTTTTGCAGAGGTTTATCGAGTTTTGAAACCTAACGGAATTTTTACTTTTATTGATTTACATAAGCCCCATAATCTTCTTTTTATCCCCGGATTAAATATTTTTATGTGGTTGTTTGAAACTGAAACGGCATGGCAATTAATCAAGACTGATTTACCGCAAATGTTACGGAGTCAAGGTTTTAAAGTTATTACTAAAAAGTTTTATGGTGGTGGTAGTTTACAGGTAATTCAGGCTCAAAAATAAGCTAATAAAAAGGAGTTATTATTTATGGATATTAATACTAGAAGTCCTCAAACTTTCGCTGATTATGCCTATAGTGCGATCGCCCTTAGTACGAAAAAAATAATTAAAAATGAAAAGGGAGTTTTAGCTGATGAAGATCCAGAATATGTACATCAAATGAGGGTAGGATTAAGAAAATTAAGAAGTGTGTTAATAGGCTTTTCTCCCGCTTTAGATTTACCGAAGATAGTAGAGGAAAAAAGCATAGGCAAAATCGCTCAAATTTTAGGAAAAAAAAGAGACAATGATGTTTTAAAAGAAAATTTACTTAAATACTATTATGACTTTCTTAATGACTCTGAAAAAGAAATTTGTCAACAGTTTATTGAAAAATTAGAGGAGAAAAATAAAGGCTGTCAAAAAAACATCATCAAAACATTAAAGGGGAAAGAATATATAGAAATAAAGGTTTCCCTAAAACAATGGTTAAAAAAACCTCAGTTTAATCTAGTGGCTTCCGTACCCATCGAGAGGGTTGCCAACCATCTTATTTCCCCCCAAGTAAGTCATTTATTATTACAATCAGGATGGTTAGTTGGTACTCAAATAAATGAAAAAAATCAAATTATTGTAAAAGAAAACTATAACCTTGAAGAAGTAGATAGTTTATTACTATACCATGAAGAAATTATCCATAATTTACGGAAAGAAGCAAAAAAAACTCGTTATCAAATGGAACTATTAACTAACTGTTATGGACAGTCCTATGATGATTTTTTGCAGTTGGTAGTACAAGCACAAGAAATTTTAGGTAATATTCAAGATAATACAGTTTTAATCGGCACAATAAAAAAAATAATTGGTAAAAATTGGAGGAAAAAACTACCTAGTTTAAATAATTTAATTATCAATAATCAACGGCAGCAATGGATGAATTGGCAGAAAATACAAAGGATATTTTTGTTAGAGATGAAAACCTTAAATTTGCACGAAATATTTAGTTTATAATTACTGCTCCTATGGTAAATAATAGGTGTTAATAATTAAGAATGAATAAATAATATTTATTTCTTTTTGCTTTTTACTAACTATTTATTATCAATAATCCATTATCCATTATCCATTATCATTTCTTGCTTTGCCCTTGGTTGGTTAAAATAAAGAGAAAAGCCATAAGATAACTAAATTTAATAAACTAAATGTCTGCAACTACAAGCCATAAAAAAGCCAAAGCCCTCAAAGCAGGTAGTCGTCGCCCCGCTAAAGAGTTGTGTAGTGAGTGTGGGTTGTGTGATACCTACTATATCCATTATGTAAAAGAAGCCTGTGCTTTTATTCATCAACAAATTGCGGAGTTAGAAACCCAAGCCCATGGGTGCTCTCGGGATTTAGATAATGAAAATGAAGTTTATTTTGGGGTGCATCAACAGATGATTACAGCCCAGAAAAAAGAACCCATCGAAGGGGCGCAATGGACAGGAATTGTAAGTGCGATCGCCTGTGAAATGTTAACCCAAGGGCTAGTAGAAGGGGTTGTATGCGTCCAAAATAGCGAAACAGATCGTTTTCAACCTAAACCCATAATTGCCACCACTACAGAGGAAATTTTGGGGGCGAGGGTAAATAAACCCACCCTTTCTCCTAATCTATCCGTATTAGAACAAATCGAACGCTCAGGGATGAAACGGCTATTGGTGATTGGGGTAGGCTGTCAAATTCAAGCCTTGCGAGAAGTAGAAGATAAGTTAGGTTTAGAAAAACTCTACGTTTTGGGTACACCCTGCGTTGATAACGTTACCCGTGCGGGATTACAAAAATTTTTAGATACCACCAGCGATTCTCCTGATACCGTGGTAGCTTACGAGTTTATGCAAGATTTTCGGGTACATTTTAAACATGAAGATGGACGGGTGGAAAAAGTACCTTTCTTTGGTTTAAAGACTAATCAGTTAAAAGATGTGTTTGCCCCTTCTTGTATGACTTGTTTTGATTATGTCAATTCCTTAGCCGATTTGGTGGTAGGTTATATGGGTTCGCCTTTTGGTTGGCAATGGATTGTGGTAAGGAATGATACGGGGCAGGAGATGTTAGATTTAGTGCAAGAGCAACTAAAAACTCAACCTGTGATGTCTAAAGGCGATCGCACTCAGGCCGTCCAAAACAGCATACCAGCCTATGATAAAGGGGTTACATTACCCATGTGGGCAGCAAAATTAATGGGGGTAGTAATCGAAAAAGTAGGCCCCCAAGGCTTGGAATATGCCAGATTTTCCATTGATTCCCACTTCACCCGCAACTATTTATACGTCAAGCGTAACTATCCTGAAAAACTAGAAGCCCACGTACCTAATTATGCAAAAAAAATTGTATCTCAATATAAATTACCTAAAGATTGAGAAATTCAAATTTACCATGTAGAATTGCAGAAATATAGCATTTTTTAGATAAATCGTCATAGAATGATGATGCTTCAACGATAACGATAAATGGAGCGTGAACAAAAGATAACAAGGCTAAACAAGACACATTGAAGATAGATTTAATTGTCCATTATCCATTGTCAATTGTTCACCGTCCATTGCTTGATAATTAACTATTGATATAAATAAGATGGAAAACCGCACCAAGGCACTAATTACAGGAATAACAGGGCAGGATGGCTCCTATTTAGCAGAATTACTCCTAAGCAAAGGCTATGAAGTCCATGGCATTATCCGCCGTACCTCCACATTTAATACTGACAGAATCGATCATATTTATCAAGATCCTCATCAGCCCGATGCTCAATTGTTTCTCCATTACGGAGACTTAACCGATGGTACTACTTTAAGGCGAATTTTAGAAGAAGTACAACCCGACGAGGTTTATAACCTTGGGGCGCAATCCCACGTTAGAGTTAGTTTTGATGCCCCAGAATTTACCGTAGATACCGTAGCCATGGGTACCCTCCGACTTTTAGAAGCCATCCGAGACTATCAAAATTATCATGATACCCAAGTAAAATATTATCAAGCAGGGTCATCAGAAATGTTTGGTAAAGTGGTAGAAGTTCCTCAAAAAGAAACCACTCCCTTTTATCCCCGTAGCCCCTACGCCTGTGCCAAAGTTTACGCCCATTGGCAAACCGTTAACCATCGGGAATCGTATAATATGTTTGCCTGTAACGGCATTCTTTTTAACCATGAAAGCCCCCGCCGTGGAGAAACCTTTGTAACTCGTAAAATTACAAGGGCGATCGCCCGTATCGTCGCAGGGCAACAAAAAGAACTATTTTTAGGAAACCTAGACTCCAAAAGAGATTGGGGCTACGCAAAAGACTATGTTGTGGCTATGTGGTTAATGTTGCAACAGGAAAAACCCGATGATTACGTCATCGCCACAGGAGAAACCCACTCCGTCAAAGAATTTTTAGAACTAGCCTTCAACTACGTTAACTTGAAATGGGAAGACTATGTACGCTTTGACGAACGTTATTTACGCCCCGCCGAAGTTGACTTATTAATCGGAGATCCTACAAAATCAAAAGAAGTCTTGGGGTGGAAACCCTCCGTTACCTTCCCCGAATTAGTCGCCCTCATGGTTGATGCTGACTTAGAAGCCTTCGGTTTAAAAACCCAAACAGGAGTACCCGTAAAAGATCAAGCCTATATCCGTCATGGCGTTTTACACAACGTTAATTAAATTTTATTGATGTCAATTATCAATTATCCATTATCAACTATCAATTAACTCCCCATGATTGAATTAACCAACAAAAAAATATTAGTAACCGGAGGCTCCGGATTTCTTGGAAAACAGGTAGTAGCCGAACTACTAAAAGCAGGGGCTACCATGGATCATATCACCATTCCTCGCTCCAAAGATTGTGACCTCACCATCTGGGAAAACTGCCAAAAAGCCGTAGAAAATCAGGACATCGTAATTCACCTCGCCGCCCATGTAGGGGGTATTGGTTTAAACCAAGCCAAACCAGCAGAACTGTTTTACGATAACCTCATGATGGGGACGCAACTTATCCACGCTTCCTATCAAGCAGGGGTAGAAAAATTTACCTGCGTTGGCACCATCTGTGCCTACCCTAAGTTTACCCCCGTACCTTTTAAGGAGGAAGACTTATGGAATGGTTATCCCGAAGAAACCAACGCCCCCTATGGTATCGCTAAAAAAGCCCTTTTAGTACAACTAGAGTCCTACCGCCAACAATATAACTTTAACGGTATTTACCTACTGCCCGTTAACCTCTATGGCCCCGAGGATAACTTTAACCCCGAAAGTTCTCATGTAATACCAGCCCTAATTAAAAAAGTCCATGAAGCCTTACAAAAAGGAGAAAAAGTAATTCCCGTTTGGGGTGATGGTAGCCCTACCCGTGAATTTTTATACTCCAATGATGCAGCGAGGGGTATTGTCATGGCAACTCAGTTATATAATTCCCCTGAGCCAATTAATTTGGGTACTAATTTTGAAATTTCCATCAAAGATTTAATTGAGTTAATCTGTGATTTGATGGGTTTTGAAGGGGAGTTGGAGTGGCAAACCGATAAACCCAATGGGCAACCCCGCCGATGTTTAGATACTTCTAAGGCAAAGGAGACTTTTGGTTTCACTGCTAATATGGAACTACGTCAGGGGTTGAAAAATACCATTGATTGGTATGTTAGTAATTGATAATTGAGAATTGAGAATTGTAGAGTTTGAATCTTTTACAGTAGTATCGGTTGCCCTCATACTTCTAATATCAAGTCCGCTTGATCACTTACAAATTATTAGTGTTAAAATCTTAGTTCAATTTATTGAACGAAATAATATTAGCCGTGTAATTCATTACACGGTGGGGTGACAGGGAAGACTGTATCTCCATCAGAAAAACCTCAATCTTAATCAAAATAATGGCAATAAAAAGATCATCATCTCAGGATAAAAAAGAGCGTTTACCCCTTCAGCGTAAGAGTAAATTTCAAGCTCCTTCCTCGGAGGATATGGATATTTTATTGCCTCAACAAATTGCGGAAGATGGGGAGCAAAATGAGGATAAGATTAGACCTCAAAAATTGGCTGATTATATTGGCCAGAAAGATTTAAAAGGGGTGCTAAACATTGCGATCGCAGCGGCGAAACAACGCCAAGATCCCTTAGATCATATCCTATTATATGGTCCCCCCGGACTGGGTAAAACCACCATGTCCCTAATTTTAGCTTCGGAAATGGGGGTAAACTGCAAAATTACCGCAGCCCCAGCCCTCGAGCGCCCTCGGGATATTATCGGCTTATTAGTCTCTTTACAAGCAGGGGATATTTTATTTATCGATGAAATTCATCGTCTCAATCGGGTAACGGAGGAATTACTGTACCCTGCCATGGAAGATAACAGGTTAGATGTAACCATCGGGAAAGGGCAATCGGCAAAAATTCGTAGTATTCCCCTAAAACCCTTCACCCTCATCGGTGCCACCACCAAAATCGGTTCATTAACTTCCCCCCTGCGCGATCGTTTTGGCTTGATTCAAAGGTTACAATTCTATCAACTCGATGAATTAACGGAAATCGTCAAAAGATCTGCCCAAATATTCGATGTTAATATTGATGAACAAGGGGCGCAAGAAATTGCCCGTCGCTCGAGGGGTACTCCCCGCATCACTAATCGTCTTTTGCGCAGGGTGAGGGATTTTGCTCAGGTAAAAGGTGTTAAAAAAATTGACCAAAACACCGCCAGTGAAGCCCTTGACCTTCATAATGTTGATCGCCTAGGGCTAGATTGGACAGATAGACTGGTACTTTCCACCATCATAGAACAGTTTAACGGTGGCCCAGTAGGGCTAGATGCGATCGCCTCTGCCACAGGAGAAGACGCAAAAACCATCGAAGAAGTTTACGAACCCTACCTATTACAAATCGGCTTTATCAACCGTACCCACCGAGGAAGAATCGCCACGGAAAAAGCCCAAGAACATTTATTACAAATATAGTCAAGCACAATTCAGGATTTTACTGGCGTGGATGATGGGATTGAATTTGAACCCCATCCCAAAGACTTCCCTAATTGAAAACCCATAGAGCTTAACATTACTTTACAATAGAGATTAAAGGAATAAAAAAAATCTGAGCATCAATAATGTTGAACTATCAAACATGGCAATGGCGGGGTTATAACATCGGCTACCAATCCTACGGAAAAAAAGAAGGCCCTGCGGTGGTGTTAGTCCATGGCTTTGGAGCAAACTGTGGTCATTGGCGCAAAAATATCCCCGTCTTAGGGGAAGACTTTAATTGCTATGCCTTAGATTTAATAGGCTTTGGGGCATCCGCAAAACCCGAACCCGATGACGATATTAGCTACACTTTCGACACATGGGCGCAACAGGTAGCAGATTTTTGTAAAGAAATAGTCGGTAGCCCCGTATATCTGGTGGGTAACTCCATCGGTTGTGTGGTGATAATGCAAACCGCCGTAGATTTTCCTGACCTAGTATTGGGCATTGCCGCCCTAAATTGTTCCCTCCGATTGTTACATGAGAGCAAAAGAAAAAGTCTTCCTTGGGTGCGTAATGTAGGGGCAACAGCCATGCAAAAAGTATTAAAAAATAGAGCCATTGGTAATTTTTTCTTTCAACAAATCGCCAAGCCCAAAGTTATTCGCAGAATTTTATCCCAAGCCTATCGCCGTAGTGATGCCATTACCGATGATTTAATTGAGTTAATCTATCAACCCTCTCAAGATGTAGGTGCGGCGGCGGTATTTCTTGCTTTTACGGGATACTCAGGGGGGCCATTGGCGGAGGAATTATTACCTATTTTGCCCTGCCCTGCGATCATTTTATGGGGTACAGAAGATCCATGGGAACCCATTGAGATGGCGAAAGAATGGGCTAATTTTGCCACAGTGAAACGGTTTATTCCCCTCGAAGGTTTAGGGCATTGCCCCCAAGATGAAGCCCCAGAGGTGGTAAATCCTATTTTGAAAAATTGGATTATAGATAGCGAAAAATTACAACCGTTACAGGTTTAATTATCCATGGTGAGAGTTAGACTATTTTTTCTTAGTTTGTCGATTTTTGGTTTTGTAATATATTATATTTAGGGTTATTACTGAGTTACTAAGGTTATGGGACAATTAGAATACAAGCCAAATGTGCGCACTTGCGGAATAAATTTAAATCATTGGTATGTGGTAGCTAGATGTGTAGAAGTTACTGACAAACCTGTTAGTGTAACCCTTTGGCATAATGAAATTGTCCTTTTCCGAGATAGCCAAGGAAAAATTAATGCTTTGGAAGATCGTTGTCCTCATCGTCAGGTAAAATTGAGTGCGGGGAAGGTGGTGAGTGATAGTGTGGAATGTGCTTATCATGGGTGGCGATTTGATGAGGGAGGAAGTTGCTCTTTTGTACCTTACCTTGAAGAAAAGCAAAAGTTACCTAGTTGCAAAATTAAAAGTTATCCTGTCCAAGAGTTGGATGGTTTTATCTGGTTATTCCCGGGGGATGGAAATAGTGATGCGGTTAGCCCCATGGGTTTACCTGAGTGGGAGCATTTAAATTATATTGCTAGTGTGGCCCAAGTTGATTGCCCGGGGCATTATTCTTATTTAATTGAGAATTTGATGGATATGCACCATGGACATCTACACGACAACTATCAGGCGTGGGCTTCAGCTACTCTGAATAAAATTGATGTGAGTGATACGAGGGTGGATGTGTTATATGATGCCCAGAGTTATTATCGCATTGACAAAATTTGGTCTATTTCTCAGCTGTTTTTCCCTTCATTACGGAAGTTACACCCCGAACCTTTGAGGGTTAGTTATGTTTATCCCCATTGGAGTTCTAGTTTAGGGCAAGATTTTAGAATCTATTGTCTTTTTTGTCCTGTGAATGAAACTACGACGAAGGCTTATTTGATTCATTTTACTTCTTTGGAGTCTTTTTGGCGTTTACATAAGTTGCCTGTGTGGTTTAGACGGTTTATAAAAGATAGTCTTTTTAATGCGGCTAAGGGTTTATTACAGGGGTTAATTGTTCAGGATGTGGAAATGATTATCCAAGAGCAAAAGGCTTTTAATGAGAATCCTTTACAGCGTAATTATGAGTTAAATCGTGCGATCGCCAAGGTGCAACAGTTGATCATCACTCAGTTTACAAAGACGATTGACAATAACTAATTATTATCTTTTCCCTGTTCCCTATTCCCCTTTCCTTCGATTTCCTCGATGATTTTCGCCCATGCCTGGGAGGGATTTTCAGCTTGGGTAATGGGACGCCCAATTACTAAATAATCAGCTCCAGAGGCGATCGCCCTTGCGGGGGTCATAATACGCTCTTGATCGCCTTTTACTGCCCATGCAGGACGCACCCCAGGGCATACGAGAATAAAATCATCTCCGCATACTTCCTTTAACTTTGATGCTTCTTGGGGAGAACATACCGCCCCATCCATACCTGATTCTTTGGCCAGTAAAGCATTATTTAAGGCATATTCAGGCAGTTCTATGGGAACTTTGAGGTCAAAGGCGAGTTGACGACTACTAATGCTCGTCAGAACGGTAATTGCGAGAAGTTTTGGGTGACCCTGCCCCCCTTCCAAAATGACTTCCTTCGCTGCTTTGAGGGCTTCCCGTCCTGCGGTGGCGTGGATGGTGAGTAAGTCCACATCATATTTTAAAACTGATTTTGTGGCGTTTTTGACGGTGTTGGGAATGTCATGAAATTTGAGATCGAGAAATATTTTTTTACCTTCATCCTTGAGGAATTGTAATACTTCGCCCCCCGTAGCAACAAACAACTCTAACCCGACTTTCCAAAAATTGACCTCGGGTAAACTACGGATAAGGGAGATCGCACTTTGTGCATCGGGAACATCTAAAGGAACAATAATTTTATCGCTAGGACTTTCCATATACAAACCAACTAAAACTAGACCATTTTACCAGAAATTGAGAGATAGGAGGATGGAGACATAACGGCAATAAAAGTAAATAATTGTTGGCGTTGTTTAATGACAGTGTGAAATGTTATTGAATCACAATCAACATTCAATATTTAAAATATTATTACTATTCCCCGTTCCCTGTTCCCTATTCCCTTGCCTAAAATATCGCTTGTCAAGGATAATAGATATATTAAGAGCAGTTCGTAAAAATAATTATTATGAGTAAAGGAACACTATTCGATAAAGTTTGGGATTTGCACACCGTTGGAACATTACCCTCTGGACAAACTCAATTATTTATCGGTTTACATTTAATTCATGAAGTAACCAGCCCCCAAGCCTTTGCAATGTTGAGAGAAAGGGGTTTGAAAGTCTTATTTCCCGATCGCACCGTCGCCACAGTAGATCACATCGTACCCACCGAAAGCCAAGCGCGCCCTTTTGCTGATACCCTCGCCGAAGAAATGATCCAAGCCTTGGAAAATAACACCAAGGAAAACGGCATCAGATTTTACAACACCAACTCAGGAAATCAAGGTATCGTCCACGTAATTGCCCCCGAACAAGGTTTAACCCAACCCGGCATGACCATTGCCTGTGGTGATTCCCATACCTCCACCCATGGAGCCTTCGGTGCGATCGCCTTTGGTATTGGTACATCCCAAGTCAGAGACGTATTAGCCTCCCAAACCCTCTCCCTCACCAAACTAAAAGTAAAAAAAATTGAAGTCAATGGCACCCTACCCCAAGGAGTTTACGCCAAAGACGTAATCCTTCATATCATCCGTAAACTAGGAGTAAATGGCGGTGTAGGCTATGCCTACGAATACGCAGGAACAACCTTCGAACAGATGAGCATGGAAGAAAGAATGACAGTCTGTAATATGTCCATTGAAGGGGGCGCCCGTTGCGGTTATGTAAATCCGGACCAAACCACCTTTGACTATCTCAAAGATCGTGATTTTGCACCCAAAGGAGAAGCATGGGATCAAGCTGTGCAATGGTGGCAAAGTCTGCGTAGTGATGACGATGCCCAATATGATGATGTAGTTACCTTTGATGCCTCCCAAATCGAACCCACCGTCACATGGGGTATCACCCCCAGCCAAGGCATAGGTATTAATGAATCTATGCCCAACCTCGACATCCTCTCCGAAAATGATAGGGAAATTGCAGTTCAAGCCTTTGAATACATGCAATTACAACCGGGGCAACCCATTAAAGGTACTCCCATCGATGTATGCTTTATTGGCAGTTGCACCAATGGCCGAATAACTGATTTAAGGGAAGCAGCCAAATTTGCTCAAGGTCATCACGTCGCCGAAAACGTTAAAGCCTTTGTGGTTCCTGGTTCTGAAAGGGTTAAAAAAGTAGCCGAAGCCGAAGGATTAGACAAAATTTTTGTAGAAGCAGGTTTTGAATGGCGCGAACCTGGTTGCTCTATGTGTTTAGCCATGAATCCCGACAAACTA of Cyanobacterium sp. HL-69 contains these proteins:
- the menD gene encoding 2-succinyl-5-enolpyruvyl-6-hydroxy-3-cyclohexene-1-carboxylic-acid synthase MenD, encoding MSLDFRNINTVWSSLIVDTFAKLGLENAVICPGSRSTPLTIAFAQHPTIKTISVLDERSASFFALGIAKSSRKPTALVCTSGTAGANFFPAVIEAKYSHIPLIILTGDRPPELRECHAGQTINQVNLYGNYPRWQTELSLPSMDLEMLFYLRQNIIHGWGKTIYPMRGVVHFNVPFREPLAPIKQLNYTESEKEAIENKILLKNINHHSFKINYSGDYEAIFSQWQKYQKGIIIAGVDCPDNSVLYTSAIALLSQKLNFPVLSEALSPIRNYSHHNKNLISTYDTILRNQEYRDILKPEIVILIGEYPTSKELRRWLTENKTLTYIITPTDDNLDAIHSNSQPIRISIIELVKNIKQTLSHISEKKPQDYLSKWLTIDQKIKQNLTTIMDNHEELFEGKISWLLSQNLPPQIPIFIANSMSVRYAEYFWQTNQAERDVYFSRGANGIDGTLSTALGIAQEKKQAVLLTGDLALLHDTNGFLMSKNLSGNLTIILVNNDGGGIFEMLPIAEFENIFEEYFATPQQIDFENLSKTYGVKYKLIENWSQLINSIQNLPSQGITLLEIKTNRKYDSWWLKNNLSQLSQS
- a CDS encoding SAM-dependent methyltransferase yields the protein MATFLRPLSYKHQWLYDTISRLAALPVGGEKRFRNLALQNITLEKNTKILDLCCGKGQTTKFLVQHSHEVTGLDISPFALEEAKKNVPQAEYVEGFAQEMPFSANKFDIVHTSVALHEMNTEELTQIFAEVYRVLKPNGIFTFIDLHKPHNLLFIPGLNIFMWLFETETAWQLIKTDLPQMLRSQGFKVITKKFYGGGSLQVIQAQK
- a CDS encoding Adenylate cyclase is translated as MDINTRSPQTFADYAYSAIALSTKKIIKNEKGVLADEDPEYVHQMRVGLRKLRSVLIGFSPALDLPKIVEEKSIGKIAQILGKKRDNDVLKENLLKYYYDFLNDSEKEICQQFIEKLEEKNKGCQKNIIKTLKGKEYIEIKVSLKQWLKKPQFNLVASVPIERVANHLISPQVSHLLLQSGWLVGTQINEKNQIIVKENYNLEEVDSLLLYHEEIIHNLRKEAKKTRYQMELLTNCYGQSYDDFLQLVVQAQEILGNIQDNTVLIGTIKKIIGKNWRKKLPSLNNLIINNQRQQWMNWQKIQRIFLLEMKTLNLHEIFSL
- the frhB gene encoding coenzyme F420 hydrogenase beta subunit FrhB, coding for MSATTSHKKAKALKAGSRRPAKELCSECGLCDTYYIHYVKEACAFIHQQIAELETQAHGCSRDLDNENEVYFGVHQQMITAQKKEPIEGAQWTGIVSAIACEMLTQGLVEGVVCVQNSETDRFQPKPIIATTTEEILGARVNKPTLSPNLSVLEQIERSGMKRLLVIGVGCQIQALREVEDKLGLEKLYVLGTPCVDNVTRAGLQKFLDTTSDSPDTVVAYEFMQDFRVHFKHEDGRVEKVPFFGLKTNQLKDVFAPSCMTCFDYVNSLADLVVGYMGSPFGWQWIVVRNDTGQEMLDLVQEQLKTQPVMSKGDRTQAVQNSIPAYDKGVTLPMWAAKLMGVVIEKVGPQGLEYARFSIDSHFTRNYLYVKRNYPEKLEAHVPNYAKKIVSQYKLPKD
- the gmd gene encoding GDP-mannose 4,6-dehydratase Gmd — its product is MENRTKALITGITGQDGSYLAELLLSKGYEVHGIIRRTSTFNTDRIDHIYQDPHQPDAQLFLHYGDLTDGTTLRRILEEVQPDEVYNLGAQSHVRVSFDAPEFTVDTVAMGTLRLLEAIRDYQNYHDTQVKYYQAGSSEMFGKVVEVPQKETTPFYPRSPYACAKVYAHWQTVNHRESYNMFACNGILFNHESPRRGETFVTRKITRAIARIVAGQQKELFLGNLDSKRDWGYAKDYVVAMWLMLQQEKPDDYVIATGETHSVKEFLELAFNYVNLKWEDYVRFDERYLRPAEVDLLIGDPTKSKEVLGWKPSVTFPELVALMVDADLEAFGLKTQTGVPVKDQAYIRHGVLHNVN
- the fcI gene encoding GDP-L-fucose synthase FcI; its protein translation is MIELTNKKILVTGGSGFLGKQVVAELLKAGATMDHITIPRSKDCDLTIWENCQKAVENQDIVIHLAAHVGGIGLNQAKPAELFYDNLMMGTQLIHASYQAGVEKFTCVGTICAYPKFTPVPFKEEDLWNGYPEETNAPYGIAKKALLVQLESYRQQYNFNGIYLLPVNLYGPEDNFNPESSHVIPALIKKVHEALQKGEKVIPVWGDGSPTREFLYSNDAARGIVMATQLYNSPEPINLGTNFEISIKDLIELICDLMGFEGELEWQTDKPNGQPRRCLDTSKAKETFGFTANMELRQGLKNTIDWYVSN
- the ruvB gene encoding holliday junction DNA helicase RuvB yields the protein MAIKRSSSQDKKERLPLQRKSKFQAPSSEDMDILLPQQIAEDGEQNEDKIRPQKLADYIGQKDLKGVLNIAIAAAKQRQDPLDHILLYGPPGLGKTTMSLILASEMGVNCKITAAPALERPRDIIGLLVSLQAGDILFIDEIHRLNRVTEELLYPAMEDNRLDVTIGKGQSAKIRSIPLKPFTLIGATTKIGSLTSPLRDRFGLIQRLQFYQLDELTEIVKRSAQIFDVNIDEQGAQEIARRSRGTPRITNRLLRRVRDFAQVKGVKKIDQNTASEALDLHNVDRLGLDWTDRLVLSTIIEQFNGGPVGLDAIASATGEDAKTIEEVYEPYLLQIGFINRTHRGRIATEKAQEHLLQI